The Pararhodobacter sp. genomic sequence ACTGATCGCCCGCCTCCAGTCCATTGAATGGAGTGACATCGAATTCAAGGAAGCGGCGTGGGCAGTACCCAAGGATGCGCTTTCCACCGTCAGCGCCTTTGCCAATACGGCAGGCGGACATTTGGTGTTTGGCGTCAAACAGGCTAACGGCACGTTTACCGTGACCGGCGTCACAGATGCCGACAAGATGCAGAACGATTTCCTAGGGCAAGTACGCGATGTTAACAAAGTCAGCATTCGCCTACCCATCAATGGCACGGCGCACCAGCTACCCGAAGGCACAGTGCTGGCGTTTTTCATCCCTGAAGCCACGCGCCAGCAAAAACCCGTTTATCTCGACGGCAACCCGAAAAAAGCCTATATCCGCCGGGGCGGTCGCGACGATACCTGCACCGGTGACGAGCTATTGCGCTTCATCCGAGACGCGTCAGGTACCCGCTACGACGCAGAACCGCTGGATGTGGATATCAGTCGCTGCTTTGACGAGACATCTGTGCGTTGGTATCGCGCGCGGTTCGTCGCCAGCAATCCTGGCAAGGACACTGCCGCCGATGACACCACATTCCTGCGGAGCTGGGGCTTCCTTGTCGAACAAGGCGGCATGCTGCGCCCCACTCGTGCTGCCATTCTGGTGCTTGGCAGCGGCGAATACGTCCGCCAGGTGCTGCCACGCATGGCCGTGGATGTACAGCTCTACCGTAACGCAAGCTCCGAGTACGACTCCGCTGTGCGCTGGGCCGACCGCCTCACTGTGGAGGACAACCTCATCAAGGCATGGCAAGCCATCGTCGAGTTCTATTTCCGCCATAGCGAACGCCCATTCGCCGTAGATGCCGGCACTCTGCGTCGTGACGATGATCCGCCGGACTACATCTCCTTCCGCGAAGCTGCCATCAACCTGCTCATCCATCAGGACTTCGGTGACACCACCCGGGTGCCCGTCATCCGCTTCTTCCGTGACCAGACCGAATTTTTCAATCCTGGCGACGCCTTCGCCACGCGCGAGCAACTGCTCGACCCCGGTGACAAAGAGGTACGCAACCCCAGCATCGTCAATGCTTTTCGTCGTATTGGCCTGTCCGACCAGGGGGGCACCGGCGTGCGCGCCATCTTCGACGGTTGGCGCAAGCTGGGCTATCTGCCACCAGAGATCGAGAACCATAAGGCTGACAAAAGCTTCCGTCTGCGGCTACGCAAGGAAAAGCTCATCACCGAAGCA encodes the following:
- a CDS encoding RNA-binding domain-containing protein — protein: MTRDELIARLQSIEWSDIEFKEAAWAVPKDALSTVSAFANTAGGHLVFGVKQANGTFTVTGVTDADKMQNDFLGQVRDVNKVSIRLPINGTAHQLPEGTVLAFFIPEATRQQKPVYLDGNPKKAYIRRGGRDDTCTGDELLRFIRDASGTRYDAEPLDVDISRCFDETSVRWYRARFVASNPGKDTAADDTTFLRSWGFLVEQGGMLRPTRAAILVLGSGEYVRQVLPRMAVDVQLYRNASSEYDSAVRWADRLTVEDNLIKAWQAIVEFYFRHSERPFAVDAGTLRRDDDPPDYISFREAAINLLIHQDFGDTTRVPVIRFFRDQTEFFNPGDAFATREQLLDPGDKEVRNPSIVNAFRRIGLSDQGGTGVRAIFDGWRKLGYLPPEIENHKADKSFRLRLRKEKLITEAQVLAQASLGAHLSAQEADVFAYLTRKGQIDLTDVKALTGFSGADARELVQRLTVQALLVAEDEGGNLFRLAEHLRLRFLTSMTDASIENQSVAARSGDEERTDQATDHADTSEAELDRSLDRLSDVQRQLIGFADVPRSMAELMAHAGFSHRPHFVTTHIEPLLAGGVLRLTLPEKPRSPNQRYVLTEAGVKLKLLHEQPADPTEEDNGH